The region aattaactaaaataaattaataatccaataaaacaataattaatatatgaagaaaataataaattaaaagtaataatccaataaaaaataattaaaaaaatgaattacaaaaattaactaaaaaattaataatccaataatataatatttattatgatataaatattatatattaaaaactatatgtattgatatataataacttaataaataaaatcattccaacaaaaagaaattaaaaaaaaactaaaaaaatttaataatccaataaaacaatatttattaatatataatattatatattaaaaataatatctattaatatataatattttaataaaaaaaaaaagaatgtatgcaaaaatggtccttatagtatggtaaaagacaaaactgcaaaaatggtctttggaggtaaaattgtcattttaaggaAGTTAACTGTCAACCAGTTAAACTTAACGAATGAGAGACTaaaaccacaacaaaacttgttgaaaatgacCAAATCTGTAACTTTTTAAACTTTTGGACCGTAACCACATAAAAtgagaaaccacagggaccatttttgcagttttgtcaaaaaatttaataatccaataatatattatttattatgatataaatgttatatattaaaaactattgtattgatatataataattcaataaaaaagaattattccaacaaaaaaaattaaaaaaaatcaactaaaaaaattaataatccaataaaacaatatttattaatatataatattatatatgaaaaataatatctattaatatataatacttcaataaaataaaaaagaatgtatgcaaaaatggtccttatagtatggtaaaagacaaaactacGAAAATGGTCCAtgggggtaaaattgtcattttaaggaAGTTAACTGCCAACCAATTAAACTTAACAtatgagggaccaaaaccacaacaaaacttgttgaaaaggaccaAATCTGCAACTTTTCAAACATTTGAACTGTAACCACATGAAATGAGAAACCACATGGacaatttttgcagttttgtctttccCTTATTAGATTTTTTTGAAAGTTTTTGTTTTTAGGAAATCTAGTAATCTAACCATTTTTCAATggtatttaaaaaataataatttttttgaaaagtGACTGTAAGGTCCTAAACGTGTTATTCTTGATCCGTTTTATGGAAATGATAACGCCATAGGATCCGACCCGATTttgtgttccccccccccccctataaataCATTTTTCAAGTTCATTTCGACGTCACTGCTCAAACCTATATTTTGGAGACCATTTCGAACTGCTACAACCTACATTTCGAATATTCTTTCGATCCTAGTAATTCTCAAATGTCTTCTTCTAACGGTGAAGAGTATCCGTTTTTATATGTAACTTTATAATTATATGTCTTTACTGCAAGTTGTATGTTAACACATATATAATTTATgcaattatatatgttttatttgtCGTTATGTTGTTTTTAGTGGTTTAAAGGcaattacatgattacatttatttatatatgtatgttacATCGAAAAATCATCCACACCCTCGAGAAAGGTCGGTATCGGAGCTTTGCACAACTTCTATCTAAAAGTCTAAAATGTCgtctgctgcttaggcccccacaTAAAAGTGACATTCTTCTTTGTCAACCGGGTCACATGaattgcaatcttggagaaatcctaaatgaatctccaataataccctgctaaacccaagaagcttTGAATCTCAGATAGATACCTTAGgacttcccactgcatcacgaccttgaTCTTGTATGGATCGACCAAGATACCATTATGGTTGACAAGGTGACCcaagaactgcacctcgcgcaaccaaaattcacattttgagaactttacATATAGTCTCTCCCTCCTTAAAGGCTCGAGAACCTTTCTcatatgctcctcatgttgccttctggtcttggaataaaccaagatatcattaataaaCATAATCACCGATCGATATAGCATCGGCCTGCAAACCTGGTTCATGAAGTCCATGAATGTTGTCGgggtgttggtgagcccaaaaggcatcaccacacaCTCACAATGCCCATAGAGAGTCCTAAAGGTCGTCTTCTTAACATCGTCTCTGACCCTCATATAATGATAACCCGAAgatggtgagcccaaaaggcatcacctcTTTCAGATGCTTTTGATGGCGTTTTGATGAAGTttgaagatcaagaaagttcTTTTGGTTGCAAGGAATGTTTTTTCAAGTTTGGATCCATAAAATTCACTTCAATTATGGAGTATTATGAGTATAAAGTTCATATCTTTCTCTTTAGTTCTTTAGATCTTGTCATTTGTAGGTTTTGAgacttttggtccattttatgggTGATCTTTGGATTTGAGTGGACTCCAACATCTTTTGATCAGTTTGGAATGCTTCTTGGATCTCATGGACCAGGAAAGTTATGATCTTTTGCCTTCCCTTTAATCCAGACAAATTATCTTGGTCCTTTACATCACTTTGGTGTATTAGAGTTTAGATATTGAATGTTTGTggcattattatggataaagttggaaactttgtccatctaaacatcattttctCAAATTTTATCCATTTAAACATCATTTTTATTCAGATCCGAAGGTTGTATAATTCACAAAGGAATCGTGCCTTTCATTGATCAATAATGGGATTAAATACCCACTGTACAGAAAAATTACAAGAGGAAATTAGGGAAGATCTAGGCTAAATAAGTAAGGAATAATTTACATTAATTAcacaattaatataaaatcagaAATATACAGAGGGTGTATATGTCGGTTAATACTCCCCTGCAGTCGAATGGTGGGTTGGCCGAATAGAGAGACTGGAACGGAAACGGGTGAATAGTTGATGAGGTAATCCTTTGGTAAATATACCGACTTATTGGTAATTGGCAGGAACATGAAGAACACGAAGGGAACCCATGCGAACTTTTTCTCGAACGAAGTGGATGTCGATCTCGATATGCTTCGTGCGTTGATGTTGAACCGGGTTTTAAGTAAGATATACGGCGGAAATGTTGTCACAATATATGATTGTGGCTTGGCGCAGTGGAAGATGTAGCTCGAGGAGTAGGTTGCGGAGCCATGTAGTTTCAGCTGCAGCATTGGCAACTCCTTTGTATTCAGCTTCAGCACTGGATCGGGAGATAGTCGGTTGTCGTTTGGAGGACCATGAAACGAGGTTATTCCCGAGAAATACGCAGTAGCCGGACGTGGATCGGCGAGAGTCGGGACACCCCCCCCCCCAATCTGCATCAGAGTAGGCTGTGAGTTTTGTAGATTTGGAGGGAGAAATATGAAGTCCATGATGACGAGTGCCTTGGAGGTATCGTAGTATACGTTTCAGAAAGTTGAAGTGTGGATCGCGAGGGGCGTGCATAAAGAGGCATACTTGTTGAACAACATAAGCAATGTCGTCCCTTGAAGCTTATTGCCGACGTCTCAAATACCTGTCAAGCCAACTGAATGACGTCGATTGCCCTGTAAACGAGAAACGTTTGGTCCTTCAACTTGTCCGTGGGCTGCCATCAGAATTTGATACAGTCGGCGCCTACATCAATCAAACCCTACCTCCATGGGATACCGCATGCTCCATGCTTCAACTTGAAATTCAGCGACAGCGTGCTCGAGATTCACACTCATCCACAGAAATCGTTGCTACTGTTGAACACGACCCACCAGCAAACTCAAATTTCCGACGGGGCAAATCTGGAAACAAAGTCCGCCCTCACCAGCAGCGCAACACCAATCGTCGCGCACCAGCATCTGCATCTCCTTCTCGACCTAATTATCCATCTTCTGGGCGGCAACCACAAACCCAATTGAATAAGCGACGAGGTTTTGTGTCCAATCAAACACGCCCTACATGGGCTGGCTACCCACCATCATACTGGACCCAACCCCTATTGGGCTTCTCCACCGCTGTGTCCATATCTCACTCAAGCTGGATGGGCCTCTCCCTGACCTACCTCTTTTACCCAGCAACAACCAAGACAAACAAAAGCTCAAGCCAATCTCATAGAGGTAAACCCACTTGAACCTTCTGAACTTGGGGCTGCCTTTTCAGCTATGACTCTGGACCAAGAAAATGATGATTGGTATATGGACACTGGATCTACATCTCACCTCACAGCCAACGCAGGTAAAATCTCGATCCCTAGTTTGTCATCTATTAAATCTGTGTTTGTTGCAAATGGCAATCAAGTACCAGTTCTTGGATCAGGTCATACCACCTTACCCCATCCATCCAAACCTATTCATCTAAAAGATATACTCCACACACCTCACACCGTTACAGATCTTGTATTTGTTCGTAAATTTTGTCGTGATAATTTCTTTTCCGTTGAATTTGACCCATTTGGTTTTTCTATAAAGGACTACAAGACCAAGAGGCACCTCTCTAGACACGATAGCTCTGGTGATCTCTACCCCTTCACTAAGCAAGCCAACGCTCCAGCTTCATCCTTTTATGTTTCTTCTAGTTCGCCTCTTTGGCATTTTAGACTCGGTCATCCGGGTCATCATGTAATAAATTTTCTTagtcaaaataaaaatattttttgcaaTAAAAATGATCGTTTATCTGTTTGTCATTCTTGCCAACTTGCTAAACACAAACGCCTACCATTCAAAAATTCCACATCACTCACTCTCAAACCATTCGATCTTGTTCATGCCGACCTTTGGACCTCACCTATCCTTAGCAAAACTAATTATAAATACTACCTCATCATCATTGACGATTTCAGCCATTTTACATGGGTGTTTCCCCTAAAATACAAATCAGAAACTTTTGATAAAATCAAGACGTTTCACAAATATATCCACACCCAATTCAATACTTCCTCAAAAATTTCCAATGTGACAAGGGCGGTGAATTCGATAAACAAAAATTCCATAATTTTGCTTCTACCACCGGTCTTCACATTCGCTTCTCATGCCCACATACCTCCCAACAAAATGGCACGGCAGAACGAATGATTCGTCGCATAAACGAAATCATGATGACCCTACTAACCCATGCTTCTTTACCACCTTCCTTTTGGGTTGAGGCCCTTCATACCGCTACCTACTTACACAACATCCTTCCCACTTCATTACTTGAAAACCGAACCCCTACATCCGCCCTCTACCTAAAACATCCAACTTACGACCACCTACGCACCTTTGGTTGTGCTTGCTTTCCCAACTTAACCGCCACCCGACAACACAAACTCGTACCTAGGTCTACACCTTGTCTTTTCCTCGGTTACCCAGCCCAATACCGAGGCTATAGATGCCTTGACATGTCCACTGGTAAAGTCATTCTCTCCCGACATGTAACCTTTGATGATTGCTCGAAGGGTAAGGTTTGTGATTTCGTGTTCCAAAGCAGCAGCACGAGATCCTTTGTTGTTAAGGAAGATGTTCTGAATTTTGAACCAAGCTTCATATGCGGTAGAGTCTGGTTCAAGCACACGGGCAAGGAGATCATCTGATATCGTTCCATATATCCATTGGAGGACAATGGCGTCAATTTCGGACCAAATTTCCTAGGTCGGTTCAGTCTTGGATGGAGGTTCGGAACCATCGATGTGGGCAAGAACTCTATAGCCTTTAGCATGAAGTTTGAACAATCGAACCCATGAAGAGTAAGATACCTTTGTACCGTCAAGGGTACGAATCTTGTTCTGTATGTTTGTGACTGTGTAGACGGGATGGAGAGCTTTGACAGGTGTTGGGTCTTGTTTGTCTGACATCATTAATGGAGAAGATGATCAGAGAAAAGATAAATATTGCAAAAGAGGTGAAGATGTCCAGCCGTAGCTGAGATGACAGGGAGAAATTTTGAGGTGAGGAgcacttggctctgataccatataaTTCACAAAGGAACTGTGCCTTTCATTGATCAATAATGGGATTAAATACCCACTGTACAGAGAAATTACAGGATGAAATTAGGGAAGATCTAGGCTAAATAAGTAAGGAATAATTTACATTAATTAcacaattaatataaaatcagaAATATACAGAGGGTGTATATGTCAGTTAATAGGTTTGAGACTTGGACtaaatggattaagttgagaaatatgcattcttggtccctttgagacttaaaagTCTAGATATTGGTtttttgtgttggattagtgtctaagtccataactattttggtatgtacttgacttgatggtgcatggtccttttgggttgccttcaccaaagcaacttgataggatgaattatggagagaaaggattaaatatgatttattaatatattatgggaatgatatattaaaggagaaatcatattgtttaattaatattagtcaataattaattggtaattagttttgtgactaaaagagattaattaaacttaagggactggaattgtaattataagataattgcaatttgggccatggattgccttgtattaaggggtggacgaattctatggggaaacccataaggaaatcgtccaaggccttaattaaaggagtctatgggttgcttagggcttaagcatccaaattagtgtttccttcttagataaccctattagcctcactatatatagatccctaaaggaccaaaaacatggacaagactcctctagggtttgtagacatttttgggcagcctccatcctctctcctcttcatccttgcTTATggagtttgtgaaccattagaggggtgacaattgtgactctaagctttctaaagtcaatacaaggagattttggattgttattgctacataaaaattaaggtaacatcttaaacctattctcatgttaatatgattacttgaatgttagaattagggtttatagtcttggataacttgcatgtacaatagagaaacctatatccaagcattagggtttgtatgagcacataggatgtttttaggaccaaaacccatcagtggtatcagaacctagactggtttctattgtattgatgcattatatgattgaaaaattcgatttttgtgtttctgaaggctggactccccgagtccatagatgaactcgccgagtccatgctgactcggcgagtcggctggtcaggtggagggaaaaccgggatttcttgctgtttttgcttaaggatagttgccttatcagaTTAGATccatataaatccgattttatgatatatttgactatattcttgatctaattgaagatatttaccaattaataaaatatttgtttccttatgtgataattgattgattattttgattacattggtaaactgttttgcaagaaatcattaaataaatcaaatatggataattatgtgattaaatgttaattaagattatttgtttttcgatccttgttgttatgaaaagtttcatcttttcccctttaggttttatagtttaaatttgaacccaaaggttttgttgttttgaaatttaaatagttaaaaccctaatgttttgaaaaaggtttcaaaacttgccctcaagttttggaatttaaattttgatgtatatttaaattctaaaccctaatgttttgaaatgtttcaaaacttgccctcaagttttggaatttaaaagttgattaaaagtttaattaggaatgttaaattctaaaaccctagtaatgttttgaaaagttcaaatcactcccttatggttttattaattaattaaggtgtataattaaaagaggtttaataaatccataaaagttaaggtttacaatttaattgaattaaaagtataattgttaaatcataccacctagtattttaaaagtgtaaaatataccgtatactatatataacattaaaagtctaacattatatatatctattagtaaaagtcagtcttaccgttagtaggtctcattcacgaagttggtctataaggggtgtttaaggaaattgcctataaaatggcgattgaatgggtatccactcttacccaccgcactcttgaatagtggagggtcgttagccgaacgggtaggatgggacaaaaacttccattataagtataatgaagtataaaagtaactaaatgttttcattaaattcataatcttagttacttaggcaaaagtgaattgatgcaatttcatgaaattacactttgtgcccttgcgaagacgttagtggagcgtgtgtggtttaccggcacactaaatggttctaagcaaaggtagcaaagggtgactcaatgtttgtcatagttcggtggagcgtgtgtggtttaccggcacatcgaatagatgactgtaacatgtgagggcaccacgtaagtttgcatggttattcacacccgctttgtgatcctcgacatcccagtcacaaacaagaggggcatatcgagatttaaacatgtcattgaaatgttcaatgaatctcataggatctaggatttttcatagatttaaaacttaaatttctttttcgtttttcatggtggaaattagtgaatcgtcattcacttcccttcaaatgttctgcaatttgggttacggcatccctctcccgagttgtagaatattgtgttgggtcctagccttagtatctcatttgggtgaattactaaggactcaatcaatcaactaacttgaatttattttctaccgttttgtaaatgtcaaagtttaacaactatggtcttctcaaatcccgtggaataagcattccacatgaagatgatattccacgattcgatcaaggaacaaaagatcatacttcacttcctcctcctcctccaattattctccctaacccacaagtttgaaggcttgaaaagttcaagatcactcaagcccttttggcaagtaaacataaagaaggaaagtcggtgtgtgcacacgtcctagggatgaagtcacacattgataggttaagaatgttgggatccgttgtctgtgaggagatggctattaattgggttcttcagtcacttcctaactcatatagtgagttcgtaagagagtactatatgatgaaccgcgacgtgacccttatagatctcacctatatgcttattgctgctgaatcagcaatggtttggcgcaatggaaaagcaaagttgattggcgaatctgcctttaagacctctatggatatcgacaatggcaacgaaagacatgctatgatcgaaaagtttgatcataagagaaaggcaatgtctgaagtagttctatGTCATGtttcaaaagagtcaatttgcttttattgccaagagaaggggcattggagacgaagtttccccatttacctaagagatctaagagataggagagtcgaaatgtatggctctaatataggtaaaatccattaaataactcttttaagcttctattctagatccttaatacataatgtgataagattacaattgatgttttgtaggatcgaagaaaagaaaggaatcttaagggaaaaagtgagcagaatctaaccgtgaaggaatggatttcgatcgcatttctcgaagattagattcttgagctactacttagagttagaattagattgctaagaaaaatgtattagcatagtttttcaatgaattgcattgtaaggacaattttttccgcaataaaataaattttgattttatattatttatttgtccttgcaatggcgtatatgaaaaattgatgtttgaatattagcaataatggatttggttcttattatgttatttatggaaagttgagaatttaccaaatagggagagttctcatcgcccaagtttcaattggacagaaacttggaatcatgcaacttggttgcacgatgaatgagaaatttcacatttggaaattagactaattcattgacaaagtgtcaagtgaaggactaggagatcaagcacacaaagttgcatgttaatcaagtccaccataagagtaacaatgatattcgtca is a window of Lactuca sativa cultivar Salinas chromosome 1, Lsat_Salinas_v11, whole genome shotgun sequence DNA encoding:
- the LOC111885947 gene encoding uncharacterized protein LOC111885947, with the translated sequence MSSLEAYCRRLKYLSSQLNDVDCPVNEKRLVLQLVRGLPSEFDTVGAYINQTLPPWDTACSMLQLEIQRQRARDSHSSTEIVATVEHDPPANSNFRRGKSGNKVRPHQQRNTNRRAPASASPSRPNYPSSGRQPQTQLNKRRGFVSNQTRPTWAGYPPSYWTQPLLGFSTAVSISHSSWMGLSLTYLFYPATTKTNKSSSQSHRGKPT